In Terriglobus aquaticus, the genomic window CGCATTCACGACATTCACCTGACGTATGTGCCGGTTGCGATTCGCGTGACGATGAACTGGAACCCGGCGTACAGCTATGCGGTAATGCCGGCGGGGCTGGTCGATCCGCCGACGTACTACAAGACTCTGACGACGAAGGTGGAGCCTCCGGAGCGAGGGCTGGCGCACTTCCGCAACGTGCACATCTGGAACGTGGACGCGAAGAACGCGAAGCGCGCGTTTGAGATCTCGGCGTACCCCGAGGCGAAGCTGGTGGATTTCGCGATCGACCACGTGAACGTAAGCGCGCAGGCGGCGGGCAGCATTGCCGACACGCAGGACCTGAAGCTGAGCGACATAACCCTTCGGCTGAACGACACTGCGCCGATTGCAACGAGCGATGATCCGGGCCTGAGCGGGCTTGGCCAGGTGCACTACGTGAAGAGCGCGGATGCGTACCGCGATCCAAAGGACATGTTTCATGACCAGTAGGTTGGTGGTACCTCGCATGGGGTGGCGTTTTGTTCTGGCCGTTGCGGCGCTGTGTGGCTTTGCGTTTGCGATGGCGCATGCGCAGGATGCGACGGGAAAGCAGCCTCCGACGACGTGGGTGGACAAAGACACGGGACATCGCGTGTACCGGCTGACGCCGGAGGCGCAGTCGTCGGGCTTTTACTTCAACAACAACGCCTACTCGCCGGACGGTCGATGGATGGTCTACACCGCGCCCGACGGTATTCACGCGATGGACCTGCACACGCGAGCGACGAAGCTGGTGGTGCCGAATCCTCCGCGCGCTGCGGGTGACGAGAGCGGACCGATGCGCGGCGGCAATCATGCGATCGTGGTGGGGCATAGGACGAACTCGGTGTTCTTCTCGCGCATGGACGCGAAGACGCAGCGCAACCAGGTGTTCAAGGCCGACCTGGACACGGGCACGGTGACGCCGCTGGCCGTGCTGCCGCCGCGCGCCAGTGTGGCGACGGTGAATGCGGACGAGACGCTGGCCGCGGGCACGTATGCGGAGAACGAAGAAGCGGCCAAGAAGGAGTACGGACGCGCGGCGCAGATGCCGAAGAGTGCGGACGGCAAGCCGCTGGGCGGTGGCCTGGTGCAGCCCATGAACAAGGGCCAGATGATGGAAGAGCGGCTGGCGGCGCGTATTCCGCTGGTGCTGTTCACGGTGAACCTGCAGACCGGAGCGGTGAAGCAGTTACTGCACTCGACCGATTGGGTGAACCACCTGCTGTTTTCGCCGGCCGATCCGAACCTGCTGATGTATTGCCATGAAGGTCCGTGGCAGAAGGTGGATCGCATCTGGAACATTCGCGTGGACACGCTGGAGAACACGCTGATCCACAAGCGCACGATGCTGATGGAGATTGCGGGTCACGAGTTCTGGGGTCTGGACGGCGAGACCATCTGGTACGACTGGCAGTTCCCCAAGGGCGAGGACTTCTTCCTGGCCGGTTACAACCTGAAGACGCATCGCCGTGTGGCGTACCACATGCAGCGGAATGAGTGGTCAATTCACTTCAACGTGACGCAGGGCGCGGACCTCTTCACCGGTGATGGTGGCGATTCGGGGCAGGTGGCGAAGGCGAAGGACGGCGAGTGGATCGAGCTGTTCCATCCGCAGTGGATCACCGGCAATGGGGCGCTGAACGAACCCGACTTCTGGCAGCCCGGTGTGTTTCATTCCGAGCATCTGGTGAACATGAGCCACCACAACTATCGGCTGGAGCCGAATGTGCGCTTCTCGCCGGACAAGAAGATGGTGATCTTCACCAGCAACATGTTTGGGCCGAGTTATGTGTTCGGTGTGGAGACGGAGAAGGCTGCGGCGGGTGCGAAGGATGTTGAATCGACGCCGGATCTGGCGCGGCAGTTCAATCCGCGCGACCCGACGCCGACGGGAACCAATCCGTAGAGCGTTGCTGTTGCACCGAAGTAGGCTGGTTCGAACTTGTTATCCGGAGATCAAGGCACGTGAAACTGACTCGCCGTTCGCTTTCGAAGATGCTCGCAGGATCTGCCGCAACTGTGCTGGCCGCATCGCGTTTGCCAGCGCAGGCTGGGCAGGCGCAGGGCACGACCACCGCGCCGCACGAGAATATGGCGGCACCGGAGGCGATCAGTGCCGCCGATCGCAAGGGGCTGGAGCACTTCCCGAAGGGGTACACGCCGCAGGAGGCGGGTAAGGCCGTGGCGGAGCACTTTGTGACGTCTGCGCACTACCACCTGGATCGCATCGTTTACCCCGAAGTGTGCGCGTGGTACGGCTCGCTGGAGTTTGCGCGCGTGACAAAGGACCAGGCCTTGATCGACAAGTTGAAGGCGCGCTTCGATCCGCTCTTCAGCAACGAAGCTGCGCTGTTGCCGCCGCAGGGGCAGCATGTGGACTTCAGCATGTTTGGCGCGCTGCCGCTGGAGCTGTACATCCTAACGCAGGACAAGCGTTATCTGGATCTGGGGCTGCAGTACGCGGACAAGCAGTGGCAGAAGCCGGACGCGCAGGGGCTGACGGGCGAGACGCGCTTCTGGGTCGATGACATGTACATGATCACCATCGTGCAGGTGCAGGCGTATCGCGCGACCAAGGACGCGAAGTACCTGGACCGTGCCGCGCTGGAAGCAGCGGCATACCTGGATAAACTGCAGCAGCCGAACGGCCTTTTTTATCACGCGCCGGATGTGCCGTTCTTCTGGGGGCGCGGCAATGGTTGGTTTGCGGTAGGCATGGCGGAGCTGCTGCGCGATCTGCCAGCGTCTCACCCGAAGCATGCGCGCATTCTGCAGGGCTATCGCACGATGCTAACGTCGCTGCTGAAGTACCAGGGCAAGGATGGCATGTGGCGGCAGTTGATCGATCACGACGAGGCGTGGCCCGAGACGAGCGGAACGGGTATGTTTGCGTTTGCCATGGTCACGGGTGTGAAGAACGGATGGCTGGACCACGATGCGTATGCACCAGCTGCTCATGCGGCGTGGACGGGGCTGGTGGGCTACCTGGATCAGAACAGCAACGTTACCAGCGTCTGCGAGGGCACGAACAAGCTGAACAGCCTGGAGTATTACCTGCTACGCAAGCGGCGCACGGGTGATTTCCACGGACAGGCGCCGTTGTTGTGGACGGCCGCGGCGTTGTTGCGGAGCTAGCCAGGTAGAGCATCGTACGGCGTCGGCGGGATTATTGGCCGGTGTGGCTTCGCGCTTCCATGTCGCGGGCGCGGAGGGTGGCTTCGTAGAGGTTGAGGCGGGAGTAGACGCCGAAGCCGGAGCCGTCGTTGAGGAAGCCGCCGCCGGGACCTTCGGTTTCGGTGAGCAGGTCGTCGGCTTGCTTTAGCGTGAGTGAGGGATAGGCGGCGGTGAGCAGGTAGCCGGCTTCGGGTGCCAGGCGGCTTACGTCTTCGGTGGTGCTTGCGGTCCGCGTGAAGACGACGGGCAGCGTGTAGGTCTGGGTAGCCGTGTACTGGGTGTGGTTGGCTTCGGGGTCGTTGAAGCGACCAAAGTCGATGCGGGCGCAGGCCTCTACGGTGTCGCCGCAGTTGCTGGTGAGGATGGCGGAGAGGTCGCTGCGCGCTGCGGCGACGGCGGCGCGGAAGTCGGGGATGGTTTCGCCTGACTTGAGCCTTCGGTTCAGGTAGGCCGAGTCGTTCGCGAGCAGGTGCGCCATGTCGTAGAGGGCGGTAGTGCGGCCGCCGAGCACGTCCATGGCATAGTGCGCGCCGACAATGATGCGGTTGCTGCCGTACTCGGCGCCGCGGGCGATCATCTCCGGGTAGCGGTCGGGCACGAGCACGCCGAGCAGGATTGCGCCGGTGTAGCCGTAGGTGGTGTGGCCGCTGGGGTACGACGGGCTGTCGGTCAGGTCCATGGCGGGACCGCGTTGGTAGGATTCGCTGGTAGTTGGCCGGTTGAAGTAGTCGCGGCCTGTGATTCGAAGGACGCGCTTCTCGGTTTGGAAGGGGCGCGAGTCGCCGAAAGGATCGGCACCCGGGGTGCCGGCGGGCAAACGGTAGGCGCGGCCGAAGGGGTCGGTCTGGCCGGCGTGGGCTGTCACAATGCTTTTCAGATCGCTCGACACGGGCTTGTGGCCGTTCGTGGTCCCGTTGGCGAAGAGGTATTTGCCAGCGTTCGAGTCGTCGCCGGTGACCATGAGCGCGTAGGCGATGAGTTGTTGCACGGTGGGCGAGATGCTGGTGGCGTGGCCGTGCGTGTCTTCATGGGCGCGGGCGATGTAGGCAGCGCTGAGCGTGGAGCCGAGGCCTTCAGCGAGTTGCGCGAGGTTGTGCCAGGTGATGGAGGCGTCGCGCAGTGCCTGCTGTTGCTGGGACTCGAAGGTGAGCGGCGAAGGCAGGTGCGTGGTGCCGTTCTGGATGGCGCCGGTGACGACATAGTTGGCCTGGAGCGCGGCGCGGCCCGCGGCGGTTTGCGAGAGGCGCGTGACGGTGGAGAGGCCCTGGAGCACGGGCGTATCTACCGTGACTTCTCGCGTGGGCGGCGGAGCGATCTGCGGTGTGTTGCGGGGCGAAGGTGCCGGTGTGGTCTGGACCGTGCCCTGGGCCGATGCCACCGACGCGGCCAGCGCGAAGAACAAGAGGCTGCTGCAAGCTTTCATCATCACCGTTGGCCGGCACACCGGGGGTGCAGGCGCTCTCTCCAGAGTACTTTGGCGAAGGCTTCTAAGGACGGCACCAGGACCGTACAAGGGGTCCCCAGTCGCGTCGAAGCGCCCTGCTAGGTGACACAGGGTTCACCCCAGAGAGGTATGCTGGCGATAGCCCATGCAGTCCAGCAACGTTCGGAAAGACAGCACGGTTGAGGCCGATGCGAACTCTGCGGCAGCCATCCCGTGGTTGCGGCCGCTGCTGTGGATCGTGCTCGTGCTGCTGGTGCCGGTGGCGTGGTTCAGTATGCAGCACGATCCGTACGCGATCGACGGCGATGCCGTGGCGTACATGGACATTGCGGACCTGATCCGCACGCACCAGTGGGCAGGGGTGGTGAATGCGTACTGGCATCCGCTGTACCCTGCGGTGCTGCTAGTGGGGCAGTGGCTGTTTCACCCAACGCGCGCGAATGAGCTGGATGCGTACTACCGCATGAACTTCCTGATCTTTCTGCTGGAGGCGGCGGCGGTGGTGGCGTTCACCACGGCGCTGAGCCGTCTGCGTGATGCGGAGGAGCGTGGGCGGTGGTTGCTGTCGGCCGATGCGCTGCGGCTGCTGGGGTTGGGGCTGCTGGTGATCGCATCGCAGCGGGAGCTGACGCTGGGCAAGGTTCGGCCGGATGCGTTGCTGCAGGCGCTGCTGCTGTTTGCGATGAGCGCGATGCTCACGTTGTGCCGGCCAGGGCTCGATGCGGGACGTCGGTTTGGGATCTCCGAGCGGTGGCGGTTTGGTGCGGCGGCGCTGATGGGTGTGGCGCTCGGATTTGCGTACCTGACGAAAAGCTTCGCGCTCTTGGTGTCGTTTTTGGCGATCCTGGGTGTAGCGCTGGTGATGCTACTGCTGCTTCGCAAGCGGCTGGGCCAGGTGGCGGCGCTGTCTGGGTTGGCGGCCGTGTGCTTCGCGGCGATCGCTGGGCCGTATGTGGCCGCGCTGTCGCACCAGAAGCACCGGCTGGACTTTGGAGATTCGGGATCGCTGAACTACGCGTGGTACGTGGGCGGCACTGAGAAGATGCACCTGATGCCGTGGCAGACGGATCGCTTCGGCAGCTCGGACGTGCACCTGATTCACCCGGAGCGGCAGGTGATGGCGTCGCCGGGCATTTACAGCTACAAGGCGCTGCCCTACGGCACGCTGCCGGTGTGGTTCGATGCGAGCTTTTTCAACGAGCGCATTGTGACGCACATGCGGCTGGGGCAACTGGTCCGGCGCGATGCGCGCAACGTGGTGCTGGTGGTCCGATACCTGCTGAACCATCCAGAGGCCTGGTTACTGTTAGGTTTGCTGGTTTGGATGGGTGCGCGGATGCAGATGCGCAGGGAGAGCTTTGCATCGCAAAGCTACCTGCTGCTGCCGGCCGTGCTGGGTGTGCTGATGTGGTGCATCTATGGCCTGGTGAATGTGGAAGAGCGCTACGTGACGGTGGCGTACCTGCTGATTGTGTTGCCGGTGTTTGCGGCGCTTAGGCCTGCGCGCAGCAGCATGGGCGCGGGCAGCCGTGCAATCCTGCCGCGTGAGTTGACGCTGCCTGCGGCGGCGAGTGCGTGTGTGGCGCTGCTGTGTTTGCTGGCGCTCGGTGATTCGGCGCGGGTTGCGGCGGAGGAGCGGCGGCAGCAGTCGATTCGGGGGTACTCGCGCGGGTGGCAGGAGTCGCCGCTGTTTGCCGTGGCCGCGGGATTGCAGAAGATGGGTGTGCCGCAAGGCAGCGAAATCGCGTGCGTGGGGACGATTGCGTGTTTGAACGACCCGTACTGGATGCGGCTGGCGGGTGTGCGGACGACGACGGAGATGTACATGGATCATGACCACGTGGCGCAGGAACTGAGCGCGATGCCGAACCGCGAGGCCGCGTACGCTGCGATACGGGGCGAGGGCGCGCCGGTGCTGGTGGGGCACTTCGATCCGGCGGATCTGTTAACGTCGCCGCTGCGGAGTGAGCCGTGGCAAAGGCTGGGGCGTACGGACTTTTATGCGCTGCCGCTGGGAGCACTGCCCGCGCCCGCGGTCACGGAGGTTCAGCGGTGAGCGACGATCTGCAGGGCCGGGTGGATGTGCAGGCGGGCCAGGCCGGCTTGGGGTCTGCGGTGGGTGAGCAGCCCTTGGAACTGACGGTGGTAATGCCGTGCCTAAATGAGGCGGAGACGCTGGCCACGTGTGTGGACAAGGCTCTTGCGGCGCTGCGGGACAACGGCATCGACGGCGAAGTGGTGGTGGCGGACAACGGCTCCACCGACGGATCGCAGGCGATTGCGGCGGAGCATGGGGCGCGCGTGGTGCCGGTGCCGATTCGTGGCTATGGCGCGGCGCTGAATGCCGGGATTACGGCGGCGCGCGGCCGCTATGTGCTGATGGCGGACGCGGACGACAGCTATAACTTTGCGCACATTCCGCGGTTTCTGGAGCAGCTGCGCGCGGGCAACGACCTGGTGATGGGCAATCGCTTTCAGGGCGGCATTGGGCCGGGAGCGATGCCTCCGCTGCACCGGTACCTGGGAAACCCGGTGCTGAGTTGGCTGGGACGGTGGCTGTTCCGGACGCCGATCGGAGATTTTCACTGCGGGATTCGAGCGTTCAGCCGAACGGGGTATGACGCGCTGGACCTGCGGACCACCGGCATGGAGTTTGCCAGCGAGATGGTCGTGAAGTCGTCGCTGCTGGGCCAGCGCATCGCGGAGGTGCCGACGACGCTGCAGAAGGACGGGCGGTCGCGTCCGCCGCACCTGAAGACGTGGCGCGACGGTTGGCGGCACCTGCGCTTTCTGTTGATGTATTCGCCGCGCTGGCTATTCCTGGCGCCGGGGCTGCTGCTGATGTTGGTGGGCGGTGCGCTGACGGCGTGGCTGCTGCCGGCAGAACGTCCGCTGGGACATGTGAACCTGGGCGTCGACACGCTCGCCTATGCGGCGGCGGCGATTCTACTGGGGTTCCAGTTGGTGTTTTTCGGCGTGGCGGCGAAGGTGTTTGCAACGACCGAGGGCTTGCTGCCGGAGGACCCGAGCTTTGAGCGGTGGTTCCGCTACATCACTCTGGAGACGGGCCTGATTGTGGGCGCGATACTGCTGCTAACGGGCGTTGGGATTGCGGCGTCGTCGGTGCTGAGTTGGGCGCATGCAGGGTACGGCCCGCTGCCGCCAGTGGAGATGATGCGTCGTACGTTGCCGGCCATGCTGTGCATGATGCTGGGAACGGAAATCTGCTTTGCGAGCTTCTTTCTAAGCCTGCTGGGACTGCGTCGGCGGTAGTTACAGCGCTGGCAGCGCCAGCGGCGCACGGTGAACTAGCGGACGTCGAACTCGATAGCCAGCACGATACCGTCGCCTGTGGTGGACCAGTTGGGTACGGTGGAAGGCTGAATAGCCTGGCCGCCGCGGACGACTGAGAGTGCCTGCCGCGAGCGCGGGCACACCGCTTTGGGTGCGGTGCCGTCCGCGCCCACCTGAATGGGCTCGCTCGTGTCCGCAAGGCGATCGCAGAAGACTGAAACCTTGCCGGTGTACCCAGGTGGCAGGTCAACCTCGAGCGGGTGTGAGCAGCCGATGACCGCCGCCAGCAAAACGGCGCTGGCCGGAAGAAGAAGGTTGGCAAATCGGGACGAATTGAGCAACGGACAGGGCTCCGGAGGTAAGAACCTAAGAGTATCAGTCGTGGCGGAGTTCGCTTACGCAACTTGCGAGGGATCGCTGCAGACTGAACCGTTATGGCGCGGCTCCGCCGGCGGTAGTCACGCTTAGTTTGCGCTCGAGAAACTCGGCCGCAAGCTGGTAAGCGGTGATCCAGTTTCGGTGCAGCAGAAAGTCGTGGACCTCGTCGGGAAAGACCTTCTCCTCCACGGGGACGCCGCGGTGACGAAGGTCTGCCGCGAGGCGGACGGTCTGGGAGAACAGTACGTTGCGGTCGTCGTCACCCTGGATGAGGAGGACGGGGCTCTTCCACGTATCCAGGTTGGCCATGGGGCTGCTCTGGAAGGCGCGGCGCGCGATGGCAGCCTGGTCGACGCCCGGTTCGTCGGTGGGCCTCCACAGGTCGAGTTCGAGTGACCAGTCGTGCACGCCGTGCAGATCGACGCCGGCGGCGTACAGGTCGCTGTGGCGGGCCAGGCCGAGCGCGGTCAGGTAACCACCGTAGCTGCCGCCCCAGGCGCCGATGCGCTTGGAATCGACTTCCGGGCGAGTCTGCAGGTACTTCGCCGCGCCCAGGACGTCGTTGTCTTCGGTGCCGCCGTTGGCACCATAGTTGAGCGCCTGGCGGAAGTTGAGACCGTAGCCCACGCCACTGCGGTAGTTCACGCTGAGCACAATAAAGCCGCGCGAGGCAAGGTATTGATTGAACTCGTACGCCTGGAAGTAGTACTGCATGGGGTGATAGCCGAGCAGCATCTGGCGACGCGAACCGCCATGGAAGAAGACGACGGCGGGCAGATGCGCGCACCGCGCTTGATCGACATAGGGCAGCGTCTTTTCGCAGAAGCGCGGCAGAAAGATTTGGCCGTGGATGCGTATGCCGTCCGCTGCAGGAAATTCGACGGGCTGCGGGTCGACGAAGTAAGGCTCGATGAAATGGTCGCGTGCAACATACCTGGGTTGTAGCTGTGGCGCGAGCCGATTCATCAACCGGTGCATGGGATCGCGCAGAAGCACGGGTGCAAGCGGCTGTGTGGCGGAGCCCTGCAGGTAGGCGATGCTGCCGTCGCTGAGCAGTGCGGGCGAGGTTTCGATCTCGCCGCCTGCCGTGACCTGCTCGGGCGCAATGCTGGAGGCCTCGGCTGCTGGCCGCCAGAGATGTCGACGGTCCACGTTGTTGGGGTCGCGGTCGTAGCGATTACTGCTCCAAAGAAGGTGTTCGCTGTCCGTGGTAACGCTGTCGACCTCCCAACCGGTGCCGGCGGTTTCGCTGGGTGCATTGTTGCTGTTTGCGCCGAACGAGACGGGAGTCGCAGCGGCTTCGCCCACCGGCTGCAAACGGTAGAGTTGCACAAAGCCGGTCTTCTCCCACGGGAAGACGACGGAGCCGTCGCGCATCCAGAGCAGTTGATCGTGCGCATTGACCTCGTGGAAGAGAGAGCCCGGGCCGGGCTGGGCCCGCCACCGCTCGCGGCCGGTGCCGGAGGATACGTCTGCGATGCGGATGGACCAGGGATCGCCTTCGCGCATCCAGCGATCGGCAATGGGCGAGACGATGGGCACCTCGCGGAGGAACGCGATCTGTTTACCGTCGGGCGACCAGGCTGGGTCGTGATCGAGGCCGGTGCCCGGATCCATCCAGGTGAGCTGGCCCGTGGCAAAGGTGAAGACGCCGATGAAGCTGTGGTCGCCGCGTTCGGAGACGAAGGCGAGTTGTGCGCCGTCCGGGCTGAGGCGCAGGCCGCGCGCGCTGCCACGAACGAAAAGGAGCTGGCGCACCGAGCCGGTGTCCGCGCCGCTGGCATGGCTGGTGCCGGTGCGATCGTCGGGGTCGTCGGCGCCTGCACGCTCGGGCTGGGTCGCGCCGGAGCCGTTTGAGTCAGCGCCGGGCTGCGATTGTGCCGTGCCTAAAGCTGACGATGGGCGCAGGTCGGCGATCCAGATGGCGCCACGACGCAGGAAGATCAGGTGGTTGCCATCGGCGGTGAAGAGTGGGGTGTGGGCTTCGGGGATGCTGTGGACCACGGGCGCGTGGCGCTGCTGCTCTTCGCGCAGGTCGATCCACTCCACGTGTTGACGGACAGGGCCGGGCAGCTCGGCCGGGTTCGCGGCCATGGTGTGCTCGCTGCCAGCAGGGCCGGTGCCGCGCGTCCAGGCAAGGCGCTCGGCGTCGCGCGACCACGCGATATCGTCGATGTCCTGGCCGTCGTCGGCGGTGTTTGCCGTCACAGGCCGCGCAGCTTCGCGGCTGCCAGCGACCCAGACGTTGCGGCGGCCTTCGGAGTCCGTGAACCAGGCGACGCGCGCCTTGGCGGGGGCGGCGGTCAGTTGGTTGCTGAACGGTGCGGATAGCGCCTCGGAAACGGTGAACTGGGCGGCCAGGGTTGCCGTGAGGACGGGCAGCAATGCCGAGACTGCCACGATTCGGCCGATGGCTCGGCCCCGTGCGCCAAAAAATCTTTGCATGGCCGCAGCATACTCGTCAGGAGGGGGCATGCGGCCCGGCTTGCCCAGCGCAAGCGAACTCCGTACACTAGGAGATGTCGCTGCGGAACCCACGCAGCGCCGCGGTGCATTCCCGCGGCTGACACACGCAGGCGCGTAGCTCAGTTGGTTAGAGCGCTACCTTGACACGGTAGAGGTCGTTGGTTCGAATCCAATCGTGCCTACCAATCCAAATAAAACTTGCGCAGCATCGAAGATCGGCGTGCGCTCTTCACTGCTCCCTCTGAGCTCTGTCGGCGGTGCTACACGTCGCGCAGGAATTTGCGATTCTGATCCAGGTCTGAGGAAAGTTAGGCGGAGCGTGAGACATGACTCGCATCACACCCGTCGCGGTCACAAGAACATCTGGGTGGCGGTTCGAAGCATCGCTTGATCCAACTTACGGCAGGCTGACGAGCCCAATCCTGTGATGCTTAGGGCAACCCTCCCTTTGGATAGGCCGATGTCATCGGACCGCGGAGCATTCGCAACGTGGGCCAGAGCCTAGACGACTAGAACCACGACAGGAAGTGCGTTCACGTCCTCTTCCGCTCCGCCGATATGCTCCTCATGCGGGCATCGCTTCCAACCTTCAACCGTCGCATCCAAGACGCCCCCTCCACAGAGCGATCGACCGCCTTGGCGACACCGGTCAGACCCGA contains:
- a CDS encoding oligogalacturonate lyase family protein — its product is MTSRLVVPRMGWRFVLAVAALCGFAFAMAHAQDATGKQPPTTWVDKDTGHRVYRLTPEAQSSGFYFNNNAYSPDGRWMVYTAPDGIHAMDLHTRATKLVVPNPPRAAGDESGPMRGGNHAIVVGHRTNSVFFSRMDAKTQRNQVFKADLDTGTVTPLAVLPPRASVATVNADETLAAGTYAENEEAAKKEYGRAAQMPKSADGKPLGGGLVQPMNKGQMMEERLAARIPLVLFTVNLQTGAVKQLLHSTDWVNHLLFSPADPNLLMYCHEGPWQKVDRIWNIRVDTLENTLIHKRTMLMEIAGHEFWGLDGETIWYDWQFPKGEDFFLAGYNLKTHRRVAYHMQRNEWSIHFNVTQGADLFTGDGGDSGQVAKAKDGEWIELFHPQWITGNGALNEPDFWQPGVFHSEHLVNMSHHNYRLEPNVRFSPDKKMVIFTSNMFGPSYVFGVETEKAAAGAKDVESTPDLARQFNPRDPTPTGTNP
- a CDS encoding glycoside hydrolase family 88/105 protein codes for the protein MKLTRRSLSKMLAGSAATVLAASRLPAQAGQAQGTTTAPHENMAAPEAISAADRKGLEHFPKGYTPQEAGKAVAEHFVTSAHYHLDRIVYPEVCAWYGSLEFARVTKDQALIDKLKARFDPLFSNEAALLPPQGQHVDFSMFGALPLELYILTQDKRYLDLGLQYADKQWQKPDAQGLTGETRFWVDDMYMITIVQVQAYRATKDAKYLDRAALEAAAYLDKLQQPNGLFYHAPDVPFFWGRGNGWFAVGMAELLRDLPASHPKHARILQGYRTMLTSLLKYQGKDGMWRQLIDHDEAWPETSGTGMFAFAMVTGVKNGWLDHDAYAPAAHAAWTGLVGYLDQNSNVTSVCEGTNKLNSLEYYLLRKRRTGDFHGQAPLLWTAAALLRS
- a CDS encoding phosphatase PAP2 family protein; amino-acid sequence: MFFALAASVASAQGTVQTTPAPSPRNTPQIAPPPTREVTVDTPVLQGLSTVTRLSQTAAGRAALQANYVVTGAIQNGTTHLPSPLTFESQQQQALRDASITWHNLAQLAEGLGSTLSAAYIARAHEDTHGHATSISPTVQQLIAYALMVTGDDSNAGKYLFANGTTNGHKPVSSDLKSIVTAHAGQTDPFGRAYRLPAGTPGADPFGDSRPFQTEKRVLRITGRDYFNRPTTSESYQRGPAMDLTDSPSYPSGHTTYGYTGAILLGVLVPDRYPEMIARGAEYGSNRIIVGAHYAMDVLGGRTTALYDMAHLLANDSAYLNRRLKSGETIPDFRAAVAAARSDLSAILTSNCGDTVEACARIDFGRFNDPEANHTQYTATQTYTLPVVFTRTASTTEDVSRLAPEAGYLLTAAYPSLTLKQADDLLTETEGPGGGFLNDGSGFGVYSRLNLYEATLRARDMEARSHTGQ
- a CDS encoding glycosyltransferase family 2 protein, giving the protein MSDDLQGRVDVQAGQAGLGSAVGEQPLELTVVMPCLNEAETLATCVDKALAALRDNGIDGEVVVADNGSTDGSQAIAAEHGARVVPVPIRGYGAALNAGITAARGRYVLMADADDSYNFAHIPRFLEQLRAGNDLVMGNRFQGGIGPGAMPPLHRYLGNPVLSWLGRWLFRTPIGDFHCGIRAFSRTGYDALDLRTTGMEFASEMVVKSSLLGQRIAEVPTTLQKDGRSRPPHLKTWRDGWRHLRFLLMYSPRWLFLAPGLLLMLVGGALTAWLLPAERPLGHVNLGVDTLAYAAAAILLGFQLVFFGVAAKVFATTEGLLPEDPSFERWFRYITLETGLIVGAILLLTGVGIAASSVLSWAHAGYGPLPPVEMMRRTLPAMLCMMLGTEICFASFFLSLLGLRRR
- a CDS encoding S9 family peptidase is translated as MQRFFGARGRAIGRIVAVSALLPVLTATLAAQFTVSEALSAPFSNQLTAAPAKARVAWFTDSEGRRNVWVAGSREAARPVTANTADDGQDIDDIAWSRDAERLAWTRGTGPAGSEHTMAANPAELPGPVRQHVEWIDLREEQQRHAPVVHSIPEAHTPLFTADGNHLIFLRRGAIWIADLRPSSALGTAQSQPGADSNGSGATQPERAGADDPDDRTGTSHASGADTGSVRQLLFVRGSARGLRLSPDGAQLAFVSERGDHSFIGVFTFATGQLTWMDPGTGLDHDPAWSPDGKQIAFLREVPIVSPIADRWMREGDPWSIRIADVSSGTGRERWRAQPGPGSLFHEVNAHDQLLWMRDGSVVFPWEKTGFVQLYRLQPVGEAAATPVSFGANSNNAPSETAGTGWEVDSVTTDSEHLLWSSNRYDRDPNNVDRRHLWRPAAEASSIAPEQVTAGGEIETSPALLSDGSIAYLQGSATQPLAPVLLRDPMHRLMNRLAPQLQPRYVARDHFIEPYFVDPQPVEFPAADGIRIHGQIFLPRFCEKTLPYVDQARCAHLPAVVFFHGGSRRQMLLGYHPMQYYFQAYEFNQYLASRGFIVLSVNYRSGVGYGLNFRQALNYGANGGTEDNDVLGAAKYLQTRPEVDSKRIGAWGGSYGGYLTALGLARHSDLYAAGVDLHGVHDWSLELDLWRPTDEPGVDQAAIARRAFQSSPMANLDTWKSPVLLIQGDDDRNVLFSQTVRLAADLRHRGVPVEEKVFPDEVHDFLLHRNWITAYQLAAEFLERKLSVTTAGGAAP